One segment of Phaeacidiphilus oryzae TH49 DNA contains the following:
- a CDS encoding malate dehydrogenase, with protein MTRTPGTPVNVTVTGAAGQIGYALLFRIASGQLLGADTPVKLRLLEIPQAVKAAEGTAMELDDCAFPLLQGIEISDDPNVAFDGANVALLVGARPRTKGMERGDLLEANGGIFKPQGKAINDHAADDIRVLVVGNPANTNALIARAAAPDVPADRFTAMTRLDHNRALTQLAKKAGVSVTEIKKLTIWGNHSATQYPDIFHAEIAGKNAAEVVNDEKWLAEDFIPTVAKRGAAIIEARGASSAASAANAAIDHVYTWTNGTAAGDWTSMGVVSDGSYGVPEGLISSFPVTTRDGKWEIVQGLDINEFSRGRIDASVNELAEEREAVRGLGLI; from the coding sequence ATGACCCGGACTCCCGGCACTCCCGTCAACGTAACCGTCACCGGTGCGGCCGGCCAGATCGGTTACGCGCTGCTCTTCCGCATCGCTTCCGGTCAGCTGCTGGGCGCGGACACGCCGGTCAAGCTGCGCCTGCTGGAGATCCCGCAGGCGGTGAAGGCCGCCGAGGGCACCGCGATGGAGCTGGACGACTGCGCGTTCCCGCTCCTCCAGGGGATCGAGATCAGCGACGACCCGAACGTGGCCTTCGACGGCGCGAACGTCGCCCTGCTGGTCGGCGCCCGCCCGCGGACCAAGGGGATGGAGCGCGGGGACCTCCTGGAGGCCAACGGCGGCATCTTCAAGCCGCAGGGCAAGGCCATCAACGACCACGCCGCCGACGACATCCGCGTCCTGGTGGTCGGCAACCCGGCCAACACCAACGCGCTGATCGCCCGTGCCGCCGCGCCGGACGTCCCGGCCGACCGCTTCACCGCGATGACCCGCCTCGACCACAACCGCGCGCTGACCCAGCTGGCGAAGAAGGCCGGCGTCTCGGTCACCGAGATCAAGAAGCTGACCATCTGGGGCAACCACTCGGCGACCCAGTACCCCGACATCTTCCACGCGGAGATCGCCGGGAAGAACGCGGCCGAGGTCGTCAACGACGAGAAGTGGCTGGCCGAGGACTTCATCCCGACCGTCGCCAAGCGCGGTGCGGCGATCATCGAGGCCCGCGGCGCCTCCTCCGCGGCCTCCGCGGCGAACGCCGCCATCGACCACGTGTACACCTGGACCAACGGCACCGCCGCCGGCGACTGGACCTCGATGGGCGTCGTCTCCGACGGCTCCTACGGGGTGCCGGAGGGCCTGATCTCCTCCTTCCCGGTCACCACCCGGGACGGCAAGTGGGAGATCGTCCAGGGTCTGGACATCAACGAGTTCTCGCGCGGGCGGATCGACGCGTCCGTCAACGAGCTGGCGGAGGAGCGCGAGGCGGTGCGGGGCCTCGGCCTCATCTGA
- a CDS encoding hemolysin family protein — MSETVQDVVLVLLFIVVGGLFNIAEISLISLREGQIRGLEETGGKRGRRAAHLASDPNRFLAAVQVGVTCMGFLSAAFGADTLAGKVSPYFVDWGLSKGVADTVALVALTLVISYVSLVLGELTPKRIGLQRAEPIAVLVAPVVDLISVVLRPAIWLLGRSTNLMVRLLGGDPKAGRDAMSSEELRGLVASNTELGSDERELINDVFAAGERQLREVMLPRTEVTFLDGDQPVQQVRGEVAAYPHSRYPVVDGSYDAVIGFVHVRDLYRAEAGEPAGGGAAADGQQPPRTVRELARPIKLLPATKRVLPAMSEMRREGSHLAIVVDEYGGTAGIVTLEDLVEEVVGEIRDEYDTEESASRRLAGGGMEVDGLLNLNDFEQETGIELPEGPYETVAGYLVCILGRLPAADDQVEVQTPRGDYRLSAARMDGRRVDRVRVSASPSAGAPAAPPAGGQPVTPATPGQDGAVGQA, encoded by the coding sequence GTGAGCGAAACCGTTCAGGACGTGGTGCTCGTCCTGCTCTTCATCGTCGTCGGCGGGCTGTTCAACATCGCGGAGATCTCGCTGATCTCGCTGCGGGAGGGGCAGATCCGGGGCCTGGAGGAGACCGGGGGCAAGCGCGGCCGCCGCGCCGCCCACCTCGCCTCCGACCCGAACCGCTTCCTCGCGGCCGTCCAGGTCGGGGTGACCTGCATGGGCTTCCTCTCGGCGGCCTTCGGCGCGGACACCCTGGCCGGCAAGGTCTCCCCCTACTTCGTGGACTGGGGGCTGAGCAAGGGCGTCGCGGACACCGTCGCACTGGTCGCGCTCACCCTGGTCATCTCGTATGTGTCCCTGGTGCTGGGCGAGCTGACGCCGAAGCGGATCGGGCTGCAGCGGGCCGAGCCGATCGCGGTGCTGGTCGCCCCGGTGGTGGACCTCATCTCGGTGGTGCTGCGGCCGGCCATCTGGCTGCTCGGCCGCTCCACCAACCTGATGGTCCGGCTGCTCGGCGGCGACCCCAAGGCCGGGCGGGACGCGATGAGCTCCGAGGAGCTGCGCGGACTGGTCGCCTCCAACACCGAACTCGGCAGCGACGAACGGGAGTTGATCAACGACGTGTTCGCCGCCGGGGAGCGGCAGCTGCGCGAGGTGATGCTGCCGCGCACCGAGGTCACCTTCCTCGACGGCGACCAGCCGGTCCAGCAGGTGCGCGGGGAGGTCGCCGCCTACCCCCACTCCCGTTACCCGGTGGTCGACGGCTCGTACGACGCGGTGATCGGGTTCGTCCACGTCCGCGACCTCTACCGGGCGGAGGCCGGGGAGCCGGCCGGCGGCGGGGCGGCCGCCGACGGGCAGCAGCCGCCGCGGACGGTCCGCGAGCTCGCCCGGCCGATCAAGCTGCTGCCGGCCACCAAGCGGGTCCTCCCGGCGATGTCCGAGATGCGCCGCGAGGGCAGCCATCTGGCGATCGTCGTCGACGAGTACGGCGGCACGGCCGGCATCGTCACCCTGGAGGACCTGGTCGAGGAGGTGGTCGGGGAGATCCGGGACGAGTACGACACCGAGGAGTCCGCCAGCCGCCGGCTGGCCGGCGGCGGCATGGAGGTCGACGGGCTGCTCAACCTCAACGACTTCGAGCAGGAGACCGGGATCGAGCTGCCCGAGGGCCCGTACGAGACCGTCGCCGGCTATCTGGTCTGCATCCTCGGCCGGCTGCCCGCCGCCGACGACCAGGTGGAGGTGCAGACCCCGCGGGGCGACTACCGGCTGAGCGCGGCCCGGATGGACGGGCGGCGGGTGGACCGGGTCCGGGTCAGCGCGAGCCCGTCGGCGGGGGCGCCGGCCGCGCCCCCGGCGGGCGGGCAGCCGGTGACGCCGGCCACGCCCGGTCAGGACGGAGCAGTGGGGCAGGCCTGA
- a CDS encoding 2'-5' RNA ligase family protein, whose amino-acid sequence MIPESTSETATRVAATVPGPRPVVAAPTVIGVSIAVPEPWATEIQDLRAGYGDPLARAIPTHVTLLPPTQLAAEALPRIGEHLRRVAAGQAPFRMQLRGSGTFRPVSPVTYVKLDQGLRECRVLEAAVRAGPLARELAFPYHPHITVGHGLPEDVLIRAESELRGYWAEFEVTSFSLYRFGADEVWRPMRAFDLSG is encoded by the coding sequence GTGATACCCGAGTCGACGTCGGAGACCGCTACCCGCGTCGCGGCGACGGTGCCCGGACCGCGGCCCGTGGTCGCGGCGCCCACCGTCATCGGGGTCTCCATCGCCGTCCCGGAGCCGTGGGCCACCGAGATCCAGGATCTCAGGGCGGGCTACGGCGATCCGCTCGCCCGGGCCATCCCGACCCACGTCACCCTCCTCCCGCCGACCCAGCTCGCGGCCGAGGCGCTGCCCAGGATCGGGGAGCACCTGCGCCGGGTCGCCGCCGGGCAGGCGCCGTTCCGGATGCAGCTGCGCGGCTCCGGCACCTTCCGCCCGGTGTCCCCGGTCACCTACGTCAAGCTGGACCAGGGGCTGCGGGAGTGCCGGGTGCTGGAGGCCGCGGTACGGGCCGGGCCGCTGGCGCGGGAGCTGGCCTTCCCGTACCACCCGCACATCACCGTCGGGCACGGGCTGCCGGAGGACGTGCTGATCCGGGCCGAGAGCGAACTCCGCGGCTACTGGGCGGAGTTCGAGGTCACCTCGTTCTCCCTCTACCGCTTCGGCGCGGACGAGGTCTGGCGCCCGATGCGGGCCTTCGACCTGTCCGGCTGA
- the trpS gene encoding tryptophan--tRNA ligase gives MTTDRASAAANDRPRVFSGIQPTSGSFHLGNYLGAVRQWVDMQDTHDTFYCVVDQHAITVEQDPAQLRENTRVSAAQLLGAGLDPERCTLFVQSHAPEHAQLAWVMNCITGFGEAARMTQFKDKSAKQGNDHTSVGLFTYPDLMVADILLYQADEVPVGEDQRQHLELSRTLAERFNHRYGQTFTVPTAFIPKATAKIYDLQDPGVKMSKSASSPKGIVNLLDDAKTSAKKFKSAVTDTETVIRYDEEGKPGVSNLLRIHSAMSGQTVEQLEAHFEGKMYGALKTELAELFVEWVTPFQRRTNEFLDDPAALDKVLAQGAEKARAVAGPTLAAAYERIGFLASRH, from the coding sequence ATGACGACTGATCGCGCCAGCGCCGCAGCCAACGACCGCCCCCGCGTGTTCTCCGGGATCCAGCCGACCTCCGGCTCCTTCCACCTGGGCAACTATCTCGGCGCGGTCCGGCAGTGGGTCGACATGCAGGACACCCACGACACCTTCTACTGCGTCGTCGACCAGCACGCGATCACCGTCGAGCAGGACCCCGCGCAGCTGCGCGAGAACACCCGGGTCTCGGCCGCCCAGCTGCTGGGCGCCGGGCTCGACCCGGAGCGCTGCACCCTCTTCGTCCAGTCGCACGCCCCCGAGCACGCCCAGCTGGCCTGGGTGATGAACTGCATCACCGGCTTCGGCGAGGCCGCCCGGATGACCCAGTTCAAGGACAAGTCGGCGAAGCAGGGCAACGACCACACCTCGGTCGGCCTCTTCACCTACCCGGACCTGATGGTCGCCGACATCCTCCTCTACCAGGCGGACGAGGTCCCGGTCGGCGAGGACCAGCGGCAGCACCTGGAGCTGAGCCGCACCCTCGCCGAGCGCTTCAACCACCGCTACGGGCAGACCTTCACCGTGCCGACCGCCTTCATCCCCAAGGCCACCGCCAAGATCTACGACCTCCAGGACCCGGGCGTGAAGATGTCCAAGTCGGCGTCCTCGCCCAAGGGCATCGTCAACCTGCTGGACGACGCGAAGACCAGCGCCAAGAAGTTCAAGAGCGCCGTCACCGACACCGAGACGGTGATCCGGTACGACGAGGAGGGCAAGCCTGGCGTCTCCAACCTGCTGCGCATCCACTCCGCGATGAGCGGGCAGACCGTCGAGCAGCTGGAGGCGCACTTCGAGGGCAAGATGTACGGCGCCCTGAAGACCGAGCTGGCCGAGCTGTTCGTGGAGTGGGTCACCCCGTTCCAGCGCCGGACCAACGAGTTCCTCGACGACCCGGCGGCGCTGGACAAGGTGCTGGCGCAGGGCGCCGAGAAGGCCCGCGCGGTCGCCGGCCCCACCCTGGCCGCGGCGTACGAGCGGATCGGCTTCCTGGCCTCCCGGCACTGA
- a CDS encoding G1 family glutamic endopeptidase, producing the protein MPQQQHSQTFGRVTVRTFPLPPKGFDPMQASPAQLEQHGFPRRPDPEREPHISARWVEAFRAYPKLAHVTPTFRPLEHRHAPNQRTRKGTQGHLNATSANWSGSVLLIGSGDSFSWITGSWTVPQTYESPAGGAQYSSAWLGIDGDESPDVMQAGTETDPGGNCYAWFEWFPNYSIAIDNFPVSPGDVVSLLLCATAPNTAWMSIGDLTSMQYTNFSFSAPDGTVLVGNSAEAIVERPEVNGQLATLPRYGEVFFDDTIAYTAGGQSCPIGLGTPVSMVANDGVTVVSAPTFEADTDSFKISYTGV; encoded by the coding sequence ATGCCTCAGCAACAGCACTCGCAGACCTTCGGACGGGTCACCGTCCGCACCTTCCCGCTGCCGCCCAAGGGCTTCGACCCGATGCAGGCCAGCCCCGCGCAGCTGGAGCAGCACGGCTTCCCGCGCCGCCCGGACCCGGAGCGCGAACCGCACATCTCCGCGCGGTGGGTGGAGGCCTTCCGCGCGTACCCGAAGCTCGCCCACGTCACGCCGACCTTCCGTCCGCTGGAGCACCGGCACGCGCCGAACCAGCGGACCCGGAAGGGCACCCAGGGGCACCTCAACGCGACCTCGGCGAACTGGTCCGGCTCCGTGCTGCTGATCGGCAGCGGGGACAGCTTCAGCTGGATCACCGGCTCGTGGACCGTGCCGCAGACCTACGAGTCGCCGGCGGGCGGTGCGCAGTACTCCTCCGCCTGGCTCGGCATCGACGGAGACGAGTCGCCGGACGTGATGCAGGCCGGGACCGAGACCGACCCCGGCGGGAACTGCTACGCCTGGTTCGAGTGGTTCCCCAACTACTCGATCGCGATCGACAACTTCCCGGTCAGTCCGGGCGACGTGGTCTCGCTGCTGCTGTGCGCGACGGCGCCGAACACGGCGTGGATGTCGATCGGGGACCTGACCTCGATGCAGTACACCAACTTCTCGTTCTCGGCCCCGGACGGGACGGTGCTGGTCGGGAACAGCGCCGAGGCGATCGTCGAACGGCCGGAGGTGAACGGGCAGTTGGCCACGTTGCCGCGGTACGGCGAGGTGTTCTTCGACGACACCATCGCGTACACGGCGGGCGGGCAGTCCTGCCCGATCGGGCTCGGGACGCCGGTCTCCATGGTGGCCAACGACGGCGTGACGGTCGTCTCCGCGCCGACCTTCGAAGCGGACACCGACTCCTTCAAGATCTCGTACACCGGCGTGTGA
- a CDS encoding carboxymuconolactone decarboxylase family protein, which translates to MNDSSEPRIDTGHERRMDLQEQLPDFYAAVLRMEKESRRHLDPVIAELVKVRISQINGCAFCLDMHTTDARRAGEEEYRLHVLPAWREAPFFTARERAALAVAERMARISEGGVPDEEYEAAAKLFGEQELAALLAVCVTINAWNRIAVSTRLAPPARD; encoded by the coding sequence ATGAACGACAGCAGCGAACCGCGTATCGACACCGGCCACGAGCGCCGGATGGACCTCCAGGAGCAGCTCCCCGACTTCTACGCCGCCGTGCTCAGGATGGAGAAGGAGTCCAGGCGGCATCTCGACCCGGTGATCGCCGAGCTGGTGAAGGTCCGGATCTCGCAGATCAACGGCTGCGCCTTCTGCCTGGACATGCACACCACCGACGCCCGCCGGGCCGGGGAGGAGGAGTACCGCCTCCACGTCCTCCCCGCCTGGCGCGAGGCGCCCTTCTTCACCGCCCGGGAGCGGGCCGCGCTGGCCGTCGCCGAGCGGATGGCGCGGATCTCCGAGGGCGGGGTGCCGGACGAGGAGTACGAGGCCGCCGCGAAGCTCTTCGGGGAGCAGGAGCTGGCCGCCCTGCTGGCCGTCTGCGTCACCATCAACGCGTGGAACCGGATCGCCGTCAGCACCAGGCTGGCGCCCCCGGCGCGGGACTGA
- the pdxR gene encoding MocR-like pyridoxine biosynthesis transcription factor PdxR yields MDSWANRELGFDLHLPGDRGTRAGLEDALRAAIREQRLSPGARLPSSRALAADLGLARNTVAGAYAQLTAEGWLTARQGSGTRVAEAEELSGSPVRLGGEPIPAVPATLGQAFPGRRPMPYDLRPGTPDLSLFPRERWLAAARRALSSASREALGYGDPRGLPAVRAALAEYLARVRGVRASPERIVVCAGYVQAAGLFARALAARGARRAGVEALGLPDIRETVARGGLAPVPLPVDEHGAQTAALLDADPDAALLTPAHQFPTGVALAPDRRTTAVSWARAADGYLLEDDYDGEFRYDRQPVGALQALAPDRVAYAGTASKSLTPGLRLGWLVVPPALLEPVVEEKRHADRQHGVLDQLTLADFLSSGDYDRQVRRARAHYRRRRDTLVSVLAPTGARITGIAAGLHAVVELPAAAPPLPDLVRAAAARGLGLEPLSSFGAAPETRALAVGYATPPEHAYRGALERLAAVLDGPRP; encoded by the coding sequence ATGGATTCGTGGGCCAATCGCGAGCTCGGTTTCGACCTCCACCTGCCCGGCGATCGCGGCACCCGCGCCGGCCTGGAGGACGCGCTGCGCGCCGCCATCCGGGAGCAGCGGCTCTCGCCGGGGGCGCGCCTGCCGTCCTCGCGCGCCCTCGCGGCCGACCTCGGCCTGGCCCGCAACACCGTGGCCGGGGCCTACGCCCAGCTCACCGCCGAGGGCTGGCTGACGGCCCGTCAGGGCTCCGGCACCCGGGTGGCCGAGGCCGAGGAGCTCTCCGGCAGCCCCGTACGGCTCGGCGGCGAGCCGATACCGGCCGTCCCCGCCACCCTCGGCCAGGCCTTCCCCGGCCGCCGCCCGATGCCGTACGACCTGCGCCCGGGCACCCCGGACCTCTCGCTCTTCCCGCGGGAGCGCTGGCTCGCGGCGGCCCGCCGGGCGCTGTCCTCGGCGTCCCGGGAGGCGCTCGGCTACGGGGACCCGCGCGGGCTGCCCGCCGTCCGCGCCGCCCTGGCCGAGTACCTGGCCCGGGTCCGCGGGGTGCGCGCGAGCCCCGAGCGGATCGTGGTCTGCGCCGGGTACGTCCAGGCGGCCGGGCTGTTCGCCCGGGCCCTGGCCGCCCGGGGCGCGCGGCGGGCCGGGGTGGAGGCGCTGGGCCTCCCGGACATCCGCGAGACCGTCGCCCGCGGCGGACTCGCCCCGGTCCCGCTGCCGGTGGACGAGCACGGGGCACAGACCGCGGCCCTGCTGGACGCCGATCCGGACGCCGCCCTCCTCACCCCCGCCCACCAGTTCCCGACCGGCGTGGCGCTCGCCCCGGACCGCCGCACCACCGCCGTCTCCTGGGCCCGGGCGGCGGACGGATACCTGCTGGAGGACGACTACGACGGCGAGTTCCGCTACGACCGCCAGCCGGTCGGCGCCCTCCAGGCGCTCGCCCCCGACCGGGTGGCCTACGCCGGCACGGCGTCCAAGTCCCTGACGCCTGGCCTCCGGCTGGGCTGGCTGGTGGTGCCGCCCGCGCTGCTGGAACCGGTCGTCGAGGAGAAGCGCCACGCCGACCGCCAGCATGGCGTCCTCGACCAGCTGACCCTCGCCGACTTCCTCTCCTCCGGCGACTACGACCGCCAGGTCCGCCGGGCCCGCGCGCACTACCGCCGCCGGCGGGACACCCTGGTCTCGGTCCTCGCGCCGACCGGCGCCCGGATCACCGGCATCGCCGCCGGCCTCCACGCGGTGGTCGAACTGCCGGCGGCCGCGCCACCGCTGCCCGACCTGGTCCGCGCCGCCGCGGCCCGCGGCCTCGGACTGGAACCGCTCAGCTCCTTCGGCGCCGCGCCGGAGACCCGCGCCTTGGCCGTCGGCTACGCCACCCCGCCGGAGCACGCCTACCGCGGAGCCCTGGAACGCCTGGCCGCCGTCCTCGACGGCCCGCGCCCCTGA
- a CDS encoding serine hydroxymethyltransferase — protein MSSPHPHHPALAATDPELAELVGAEERLQAETLRLIPSENYVSQAVLEASGTVLQNKYSEGYPGKRYYEGQQVIDQVERLAADRARELFGVEHANVQPYSGSPANLAVYLAFLKPGDTVLGMSLPMGGHLTHGWGVSATGSWFRGVQYGVRRDTGRVDLDQVRELALAERPKLIFCGGTAVPRTIDFPAFAGIAQEVGAVLVADIAHIAGLVAGGAHPSPVGHADVISTTTHKTLRGPRGAMLMSTAEHAKAIDRAVFPGLQGGPHNQTTAAIAVALKEASGPDFRKYAADVVANAKALGEELAGRGFELVSGGTDNHLLLIDLTGKGVAGKPAAKALDRAGIVVNYNTVPYDPRKPFDPSGIRIGTPSLTSRGVPVSAMGQVAEWIDRVVGAVAVGEAQTEAEVGKVRAEVAELMAAWPAPGLAR, from the coding sequence ATGAGCAGTCCCCACCCGCACCACCCCGCCCTCGCCGCCACCGATCCCGAGCTGGCCGAGCTGGTCGGCGCCGAGGAGCGGCTGCAGGCCGAGACCCTGCGGCTGATCCCCAGCGAGAACTACGTCTCCCAGGCCGTGCTGGAGGCCTCCGGGACGGTGCTGCAGAACAAGTACTCCGAGGGCTACCCCGGAAAGCGCTACTACGAGGGCCAGCAGGTCATCGACCAGGTCGAGCGGCTGGCCGCGGACCGGGCCAGGGAGCTGTTCGGCGTCGAGCACGCCAACGTCCAGCCGTACTCCGGCTCGCCCGCCAACCTCGCCGTCTACCTGGCCTTCCTGAAGCCGGGGGACACCGTGCTCGGGATGTCGCTGCCGATGGGCGGCCACCTCACCCACGGCTGGGGGGTCTCCGCGACCGGCAGCTGGTTCCGGGGCGTGCAGTACGGCGTCCGCCGCGACACCGGCCGGGTCGACCTCGACCAGGTGCGGGAGCTGGCGCTGGCCGAGCGGCCGAAGCTGATCTTCTGCGGCGGCACGGCGGTGCCGCGGACCATCGACTTCCCGGCCTTCGCCGGGATCGCGCAGGAGGTCGGCGCGGTGCTGGTGGCGGACATCGCGCATATCGCCGGGCTGGTCGCGGGAGGGGCGCATCCGTCGCCGGTGGGGCACGCGGACGTCATCTCCACCACCACCCACAAGACCCTGCGCGGGCCGCGCGGGGCCATGCTGATGTCCACCGCCGAGCACGCCAAGGCGATCGACCGGGCGGTCTTCCCCGGGCTGCAGGGCGGACCGCACAACCAGACCACGGCGGCGATCGCGGTCGCGCTGAAGGAGGCCTCCGGACCGGACTTCCGGAAGTACGCGGCGGACGTGGTGGCGAACGCCAAGGCGCTCGGCGAGGAACTGGCCGGGCGTGGCTTCGAGCTGGTCTCCGGCGGCACCGACAACCACCTGCTGCTGATCGACCTCACCGGGAAGGGCGTCGCCGGCAAGCCGGCGGCCAAGGCGCTGGACCGGGCCGGGATCGTGGTCAACTACAACACCGTGCCGTACGACCCGCGGAAGCCGTTCGACCCGTCCGGGATCCGGATCGGCACGCCGTCGCTGACCTCCCGCGGGGTGCCGGTCTCGGCGATGGGCCAGGTCGCCGAGTGGATCGACCGGGTGGTCGGGGCGGTCGCCGTCGGCGAGGCGCAGACCGAGGCCGAGGTCGGCAAGGTCCGCGCGGAGGTCGCGGAGCTGATGGCGGCGTGGCCGGCGCCGGGTCTCGCCCGGTGA
- the rocD gene encoding ornithine--oxo-acid transaminase, translated as MDDATVHNYHPLPVVIESAEGAWVTDTAGRRYLDLLAGYSALNFGHRHPRLIAAAERQLGRVTLTSRAFQHDLFAPFCEQLADLCGMEAVLPMNTGAEAVETAIKTARRWAYRVKGVPADTAKIVAARGNFHGRTTTIVGFSDDEEARDGFGPFTPGFELVPYGDVEALSAAVDDRTAAVLLEPIQGEAGVIVPPPGYLAEARRITEERGVLLIADEIQSGLGRTGRTFACEHEGVVPDAYILGKALGGGVLPISAVVSSRAVMDVFTPGSHGSTFGGNPLACAVALEVIALLRTGAYQRRAAELGARLHRELAELADGDWPVTAVRGRGLWAGVDVSPAVGTGREICERLMARGVLAKDTHGSTIRVAPPLVISEEDLSWALAQLRGVLG; from the coding sequence ATGGACGACGCGACCGTGCACAACTACCACCCGCTGCCGGTGGTCATCGAGTCCGCCGAGGGCGCCTGGGTGACCGACACCGCAGGGCGCCGCTACCTGGATCTGCTGGCCGGATACTCGGCGCTGAACTTCGGGCACCGCCACCCCCGCCTGATCGCGGCCGCAGAGCGGCAGTTGGGCCGGGTCACCCTCACCTCCCGGGCCTTCCAGCACGACCTCTTCGCCCCCTTCTGCGAGCAGCTGGCGGACCTCTGCGGGATGGAGGCGGTACTGCCGATGAACACCGGCGCGGAGGCGGTGGAGACCGCGATCAAGACCGCGCGGAGGTGGGCCTACCGGGTCAAGGGGGTGCCGGCGGACACCGCGAAGATCGTCGCCGCCCGGGGCAACTTCCACGGCCGGACCACCACGATCGTCGGCTTCTCCGACGACGAGGAGGCCAGAGACGGCTTCGGCCCCTTCACTCCCGGCTTCGAGCTGGTCCCGTACGGGGACGTGGAGGCGCTCTCCGCGGCGGTGGACGACCGCACCGCGGCCGTGCTGCTGGAGCCGATCCAGGGCGAGGCGGGCGTCATCGTCCCCCCGCCGGGCTATCTCGCCGAGGCGCGGCGGATCACCGAGGAGCGCGGCGTCCTGCTGATCGCCGACGAGATCCAGTCCGGGCTGGGGCGGACCGGGCGCACCTTCGCCTGCGAGCACGAGGGCGTCGTCCCGGACGCCTACATCCTCGGCAAGGCGCTGGGCGGCGGCGTGCTGCCGATCTCCGCGGTGGTCTCCTCACGGGCCGTCATGGACGTCTTCACCCCGGGCAGCCACGGCTCCACCTTCGGCGGCAACCCGCTGGCCTGCGCGGTCGCGCTGGAGGTGATCGCGCTGCTGCGCACCGGCGCGTACCAGCGGCGGGCGGCGGAGCTGGGTGCCCGCCTCCACCGCGAGCTGGCCGAACTCGCGGACGGCGACTGGCCGGTGACGGCGGTGCGGGGGCGCGGGCTGTGGGCCGGCGTGGACGTCTCCCCCGCGGTCGGCACCGGCCGCGAGATCTGCGAACGCCTGATGGCCCGGGGCGTCCTGGCCAAGGACACCCACGGCTCCACGATCCGCGTCGCGCCGCCGCTGGTCATCAGCGAGGAGGACCTCTCCTGGGCCCTGGCGCAGCTGCGAGGGGTGCTGGGCTGA